A window from Acinonyx jubatus isolate Ajub_Pintada_27869175 chromosome E1, VMU_Ajub_asm_v1.0, whole genome shotgun sequence encodes these proteins:
- the TIMM22 gene encoding mitochondrial import inner membrane translocase subunit Tim22: MAATAPSAGGSAPEAAGSDEAPLQYSLLLQYLVGDKRQPRLLEPSSLGGIPSPTKSEEQKMIEKAMESCAFKAALACVGGFVLGGAFGVFTAGIDTNVGFDPKDPYRTPTAKEVLKDMGQRGMSYAKNFAIVGAMFSCTECLVESYRGKSDWKNSVISGCITGGAIGFRAGLKAGVIGCGGFAAFSAAIDYYLR, encoded by the exons ATGGCGGCGACTGCCCCCAGTGCGGGGGGCTCCGCGCCTGAGGCGGCGGGTTCCGACGAAGCCCCGCTACAGTACAGCCTTCTTCTGCAATACCTGGTGGGCGACAAGCGTCAGCCTCGGCTTCTGGAGCCTAGTAGTTTGGGTGGGATCCCGAGCCCCACCAAGAGTGAGGAACAGAAGATGATCGAGAAGGCAATGGAAAGCTGCGCCTTCAAGGCAGCGCTGGCCTGCGTGGGAG GATTTGTATTGGGAGGTGCATTTGGGGTATTCACTGCCGGCATTGATACCAATGTGGGCTTTGACCCTAAGGATCCTTACCGTACGCCGACAGCGAAAGAAGTTCTTAAAGacatggggcagagagggatgtCCTACGCCAAAAATTTTGCCATTGTGGGCGCCATGTTTTCTTGCACCGAGTGCTTGGTAGAATCT TACCGGGGAAAATCAGATTGGAAGAATAGTGTCATTAGTGGCTGCATCACTGGAGGAGCCATTGGTTTCAGAG CGGGCTTAAAGGCCGGGGTCATTGGTTGTGGAGGTTTTGCTGCTTTCTCTGCTGCGATTGATTATTACCTACGGTGA